One window of Gloeothece citriformis PCC 7424 genomic DNA carries:
- a CDS encoding DUF6816 family protein → MKILLTILLIIFFLIAYPIPTQAETLTPPLNQYTQWTYKPTLKKAKEDLIYPEWMEGKWQVTSILKEQLAPFAPEIVTPGFENSRQYLNQPVEFEVSFEKNHRLRHYNSFFPIAINKQLSIIADRQFNGLNIAKAYLGEKGVLSVKVDPDNPNRQITSLPENRQLISTITKRGSKTPTTDQFITTEVTQQFFRTEISVYLNEVETTTAYQLLDSGDINAQQITAIYLSPKDPNYFKATGSPVALYRYQLQLHSQKRI, encoded by the coding sequence ATGAAAATTTTACTTACCATTTTATTAATTATTTTTTTTCTCATCGCCTATCCTATTCCTACCCAAGCCGAAACTTTAACCCCTCCCTTAAATCAATATACCCAATGGACATATAAACCCACCCTAAAAAAAGCAAAAGAAGATTTAATTTACCCAGAATGGATGGAGGGAAAATGGCAAGTTACCAGTATTTTAAAAGAGCAATTAGCCCCCTTTGCCCCAGAAATCGTGACCCCTGGTTTTGAAAATTCTCGTCAATATTTAAATCAACCCGTTGAGTTTGAGGTAAGCTTTGAAAAAAATCATCGCCTCAGACACTATAACTCATTTTTTCCAATTGCGATCAATAAACAACTTTCTATCATAGCCGATCGCCAATTTAACGGATTAAATATTGCTAAAGCTTACTTAGGAGAAAAAGGCGTATTATCAGTTAAAGTAGACCCAGATAATCCCAATCGTCAAATCACCTCCTTACCCGAAAACCGTCAACTGATCTCTACCATCACCAAACGAGGCAGCAAAACCCCCACAACGGATCAATTTATCACCACCGAAGTGACACAGCAATTCTTCCGGACGGAGATTAGTGTCTATTTAAATGAAGTTGAGACAACTACCGCTTATCAATTATTGGACTCAGGGGATATAAACGCGCAACAAATCACCGCTATTTACCTATCTCCCAAAGATCCTAACTATTTTAAAGCCACCGGTTCTCCCGTTGCCTTGTATCGGTATCAGCTACAATTACACTCTCAAAAAAGAATCTAA
- a CDS encoding beta-propeller domain-containing protein translates to MTDVFISYSRKDQEFVKILHQALSQSHRDSWIDWQNIPKGTQWWQEIESGIEGANTFIFVISPDSIKSEVCGLEINHAINNGKRLLPIIRREVSEFDDNNTAHQALKDHNWLFFREEDDFQTSFEELIKTLDTDLNYVHQHTRLLVRAKEWDKKGRRDSFLLRGEELKEAEQWLEEAQIRFQNYQQQFKGKRQDPNPLLTEQHLHYIRKSREIEDAEHQAKRILLEAKTKADRLIKIGSGISIGLLTLSVLLAFKVQLQLQATNIKVDVIESQQLWKEGKIVEALEEALQAAKQLNPILNLSPHLKDQAEKQTKIALQQTVYDTIKERTRFKEHQDYIWGVSFSRDGKLLASGSTDKTIKLWDVTKGKLLYTLTGHTDGISSVSFSPDGKALVSGSDDNTIILWDVMTGKKLKTLKGHQDSVFSVSFSPDGKTVASGSRDNTIILWDVMTGKKLKTLKGHQNWVWSVSFSPDGKTLASGSVDKTIILWDIARGKSLKTLRGHEDKIFSVSFSPDGKTLASASADNTIKLWDIASENRVITLKGHQNWVMSVSFSPDGKTLASGSNDNTIKLWDVVTGNEIKTFSGHQHLVWSVKISPDGKTLASSSWDKNIILWDMTTNKEIKTFSKHQDLVSSVSISPAGKILASGSNDKSIILWDITTGKQLNTLKGHQKAIYSLSFNKDGKILASGSDDHRIILWNVTTGKPLKILKGHQEAVYSISLSPDGKILASGTNKNIILWDVTTGKPIKSFKENKEIIYSISLSPDGKILASGTNKNIILWDVTTGKKLGTLEGHQELVFSLSWSEDRKILASGSYDNTLKLWDIATRKELKTLKGHQSVINSVSFSPDGKTVASGSADKTVKLWDIDTGKPLKTFWGHQDLVNSVSFSPDGKTVVSGSADKTVKLWQFEGNFDLNHLIIKGCKSINTYLNSNPTKNELREFCQLSFQ, encoded by the coding sequence ATGACAGATGTATTTATTTCTTACTCTCGTAAAGATCAAGAATTTGTAAAAATTCTTCATCAAGCCCTCAGTCAAAGTCATCGGGATAGTTGGATAGACTGGCAAAATATTCCCAAAGGAACTCAGTGGTGGCAAGAAATTGAGTCTGGTATTGAAGGGGCAAATACTTTTATTTTTGTCATCAGTCCAGATTCAATTAAATCTGAAGTATGTGGTCTAGAAATTAATCACGCCATTAATAATGGTAAACGCCTTTTACCGATTATCCGAAGAGAAGTAAGCGAATTTGATGATAATAATACAGCCCATCAAGCCTTAAAAGATCATAACTGGTTATTTTTTCGGGAGGAAGATGATTTTCAAACCTCCTTTGAGGAATTAATCAAAACTCTCGATACAGATTTAAACTATGTTCATCAACACACTCGCCTCTTAGTCAGGGCAAAAGAATGGGATAAAAAAGGAAGACGAGATAGTTTTTTGCTGCGGGGAGAAGAGTTAAAAGAAGCAGAACAATGGTTAGAAGAAGCCCAGATAAGATTTCAAAATTATCAACAACAATTTAAGGGAAAAAGACAAGATCCTAATCCCTTACTAACAGAGCAACACCTACATTATATTAGAAAAAGTCGTGAAATAGAAGACGCAGAACATCAAGCCAAGCGAATTTTACTAGAAGCTAAAACCAAAGCAGACCGACTGATTAAAATTGGGTCAGGAATTTCCATCGGACTACTAACTTTAAGTGTATTATTAGCGTTTAAAGTTCAACTTCAACTTCAAGCCACTAATATTAAAGTTGATGTAATCGAATCTCAACAACTCTGGAAAGAAGGAAAAATTGTAGAGGCATTAGAAGAAGCTTTACAGGCAGCTAAACAACTCAACCCTATTTTAAATTTGTCTCCTCATCTAAAAGACCAAGCCGAAAAACAGACTAAAATTGCCTTACAACAAACGGTTTATGATACTATTAAAGAACGGACTCGTTTCAAAGAACATCAAGATTATATATGGGGAGTTAGTTTCAGTCGGGATGGTAAACTTTTAGCCTCTGGAAGTACCGACAAAACGATTAAACTTTGGGATGTAACTAAGGGTAAACTCCTTTATACTTTAACTGGACATACAGATGGGATTAGTAGTGTTAGCTTTAGTCCTGATGGCAAAGCTTTAGTGTCTGGAAGTGATGATAATACGATTATTCTCTGGGATGTGATGACCGGAAAAAAACTTAAAACCTTAAAAGGACATCAAGATTCAGTTTTTAGTGTTAGTTTTAGTCCTGATGGGAAAACAGTCGCGTCAGGAAGTCGGGATAATACGATTATTCTCTGGGATGTGATGACCGGAAAAAAACTCAAAACCTTAAAAGGACATCAAAATTGGGTTTGGAGTGTTAGTTTTAGTCCTGACGGTAAAACTTTAGCCTCTGGAAGTGTAGATAAAACGATTATTCTTTGGGATATTGCTAGGGGAAAATCCCTCAAAACATTGAGAGGACATGAAGATAAAATTTTTAGTGTTAGTTTCAGTCCAGATGGAAAAACTCTAGCTTCAGCTAGCGCTGACAACACCATTAAACTGTGGGATATTGCTAGCGAAAATCGGGTTATCACGCTTAAAGGACATCAAAATTGGGTTATGAGTGTTAGTTTTAGTCCTGATGGAAAAACCTTAGCCTCTGGAAGTAATGACAATACGATTAAATTATGGGATGTAGTAACAGGGAATGAGATTAAAACCTTTAGCGGACATCAACATTTAGTTTGGAGTGTTAAGATTAGTCCGGATGGAAAAACATTAGCGTCTAGTAGTTGGGATAAAAATATTATCCTTTGGGATATGACCACCAACAAAGAAATTAAAACCTTTAGCAAACATCAGGATTTAGTGAGTAGTGTTAGCATCAGTCCGGCTGGAAAAATTTTAGCCTCTGGAAGCAATGATAAATCTATTATCCTTTGGGATATTACCACAGGAAAACAACTTAATACCCTCAAGGGACATCAAAAGGCAATTTACAGTCTTAGCTTTAATAAAGATGGAAAAATTCTTGCTTCTGGTAGTGATGATCATAGAATTATTTTATGGAATGTTACCACCGGAAAACCTCTAAAAATTCTTAAGGGACATCAAGAAGCCGTTTATAGTATCAGCTTAAGTCCGGATGGAAAAATTCTCGCCTCTGGAACAAATAAAAATATCATCCTTTGGGATGTTACTACAGGAAAACCGATTAAAAGTTTTAAGGAAAATAAAGAAATCATTTATAGTATTAGTTTAAGTCCGGATGGAAAAATCCTTGCCTCTGGAACAAATAAAAATATTATTCTTTGGGATGTTACCACAGGGAAAAAACTGGGTACTCTCGAAGGACATCAAGAATTAGTGTTTAGTCTCAGTTGGAGTGAAGACAGAAAAATTCTTGCCTCTGGAAGTTATGATAATACTCTCAAACTTTGGGATATTGCTACTCGAAAAGAACTTAAAACATTAAAAGGACATCAATCTGTGATTAATAGTGTTAGTTTTAGTCCAGATGGAAAAACTGTCGCCTCTGGAAGTGCTGATAAAACCGTTAAACTTTGGGATATAGACACAGGAAAACCCCTTAAAACTTTCTGGGGACATCAAGATTTAGTCAATAGTGTTAGTTTTAGTCCAGATGGAAAAACTGTGGTCTCTGGAAGTGCTGATAAAACCGTTAAACTTTGGCAATTTGAGGGGAATTTTGACTTGAATCATTTAATTATAAAAGGATGTAAATCTATTAATACTTATCTTAATAGTAATCCGACCAAGAATGAGTTAAGAGAGTTTTGTCAATTATCTTTTCAATAA
- the tnpA gene encoding IS200/IS605 family transposase, with protein sequence MHRNFTQLYVHCVWATWDRLPLITPDIQEIIYNSITRQCNQLNCQVIAVGGISDHIHLLTSFPTTITLSKLIGEAKGSSSHFITHEIKPNQFFKWQGGYGVFSVSHSNLNQVANYIRNQPQHHQQKQLISNWEI encoded by the coding sequence ATGCACAGAAATTTTACGCAATTATACGTACATTGCGTATGGGCAACATGGGATAGATTACCCCTAATTACCCCTGATATTCAAGAAATTATTTATAACTCTATTACCCGACAATGTAACCAACTAAACTGTCAAGTTATCGCCGTAGGAGGCATTAGTGATCATATTCATTTGCTGACGAGTTTTCCAACTACCATAACCCTATCTAAACTCATTGGAGAAGCAAAAGGAAGTTCTTCCCATTTCATCACCCATGAAATTAAACCCAATCAATTCTTCAAATGGCAAGGAGGATATGGCGTTTTTAGCGTCAGTCATAGCAACCTAAATCAAGTCGCTAATTACATCCGTAACCAACCCCAACATCATCAGCAAAAACAATTGATTTCTAACTGGGAAATTTAA
- a CDS encoding GDP-mannose 4,6-dehydratase, with protein MTKTALICGVSGQDGAYLAQLLLNKGYQIWGTSRDAQMSSFKNLVRLGIKEQIKLTSMALNDFRSVLQVLLKVEPDEVYNLAGQTSVGLSFEQPVETLESIATGTLNLLEAIRFTGAPIKFYNAGSSECFGDIGDTSATETTPFRPRSPYAVAKSTAFWEVANYREAYGIFACSGILFNHESPLRPERFVTQKIIATACRIAQGSQETLHLGNISVERDWGWAPEYVEAMYLMLQHDHPDDYVIATGESSKLEDFVAQVFTCLGLNWQDHVVTDKSLFRPTDLAISRGNPAKARNQLGWQAQYKMRDVVKMMVEDKQNS; from the coding sequence ATGACTAAAACAGCTTTAATTTGTGGGGTATCAGGACAAGACGGAGCATATCTAGCTCAATTACTACTCAATAAAGGGTATCAAATTTGGGGCACTTCTAGGGATGCTCAAATGTCCTCGTTTAAAAATTTAGTGCGTTTAGGAATTAAAGAGCAAATTAAATTAACCTCAATGGCTCTTAATGATTTTCGTAGTGTATTACAAGTATTATTAAAAGTCGAACCTGACGAAGTCTATAACTTAGCCGGACAAACTTCTGTCGGACTGTCTTTTGAACAGCCGGTAGAAACATTAGAAAGTATTGCCACAGGAACATTAAATCTTTTAGAAGCCATTCGTTTTACAGGCGCTCCTATTAAATTTTATAATGCCGGGTCTAGTGAATGTTTTGGAGATATTGGGGACACATCGGCCACAGAAACGACTCCTTTTCGTCCTAGAAGTCCTTATGCGGTGGCTAAGTCGACGGCTTTTTGGGAGGTAGCTAACTATCGAGAAGCTTACGGAATTTTTGCTTGTTCTGGGATACTTTTTAATCATGAATCTCCCTTAAGACCGGAACGATTTGTGACTCAAAAAATTATTGCTACTGCTTGTCGTATTGCTCAAGGAAGTCAAGAAACGCTACATTTAGGAAATATAAGTGTTGAGCGAGATTGGGGATGGGCCCCGGAATATGTAGAGGCGATGTATTTGATGTTACAGCATGATCACCCGGATGATTACGTCATTGCTACGGGAGAAAGTTCTAAATTAGAAGATTTTGTCGCTCAAGTGTTTACTTGTTTAGGATTAAATTGGCAAGATCATGTGGTAACAGATAAAAGTTTATTTAGACCTACTGATTTAGCGATTAGTCGAGGTAATCCGGCGAAAGCGAGAAATCAACTCGGATGGCAAGCTCAATATAAAATGAGAGATGTTGTCAAGATGATGGTTGAGGATAAACAAAATAGCTGA